In Psychrobacter sp. P11G3, a single genomic region encodes these proteins:
- the nuoH gene encoding NADH-quinone oxidoreductase subunit NuoH produces MSFDTWSILFLVGQSLVIFLVVVLVAAMMIIYERRMLALWQDRYGPNRVGPFGSLQLVADMLKIFFKEDWTPNFTDKFMFTLAPAVAMFTALASFAIIPISPTLGVVDWDIGILFFFAMAGIAVYAVMFGGWASANKFSLLGGLRSAAQTISYEVFLGLSLMGVVALTGSFNLRAIVEAQADGWYIIPQFFGFLTFVVAGVAVTHRHPFDQPEAEQELAEGYHVEYSGMKFGMFFIGEYVNVVLISALMTCLFFGGWLAPFNLDIPFIPPAFWFMIKTLFFMTMFVLARGSLMRPRYDQVMNFGWKVCLPVTLINLLITAAVILIFSPTL; encoded by the coding sequence ATGAGCTTTGATACTTGGTCTATTCTGTTTTTGGTGGGTCAATCGCTAGTCATCTTTTTGGTCGTAGTATTGGTTGCCGCAATGATGATTATCTATGAGCGCCGCATGCTGGCCTTATGGCAAGATCGTTACGGTCCAAACCGTGTCGGGCCTTTTGGTTCGTTACAGTTAGTCGCCGATATGCTAAAGATCTTCTTTAAAGAAGATTGGACACCAAACTTTACTGATAAGTTTATGTTCACCTTGGCACCTGCAGTCGCAATGTTTACTGCCTTGGCTTCATTCGCCATTATTCCTATCTCGCCAACGCTTGGCGTGGTTGATTGGGATATCGGTATTCTGTTTTTCTTTGCCATGGCTGGTATTGCTGTCTATGCGGTGATGTTCGGTGGTTGGGCGTCTGCCAACAAATTCTCGCTACTCGGTGGTTTGCGCTCAGCTGCACAAACGATCAGTTACGAAGTGTTTTTAGGCTTGTCGTTGATGGGCGTTGTTGCGCTAACAGGCTCATTTAACTTGCGTGCTATTGTCGAAGCACAAGCAGACGGCTGGTATATCATCCCGCAGTTCTTTGGCTTTTTGACCTTTGTCGTGGCTGGTGTGGCCGTTACGCATAGACATCCATTTGACCAACCAGAAGCAGAGCAAGAGCTGGCTGAAGGCTATCATGTCGAATATTCTGGCATGAAGTTCGGTATGTTCTTCATTGGTGAGTATGTCAACGTTGTCTTAATTTCTGCCTTGATGACTTGCTTGTTCTTTGGCGGTTGGCTTGCGCCGTTCAATTTAGATATTCCATTTATTCCACCAGCTTTTTGGTTCATGATTAAAACGCTGTTCTTTATGACCATGTTTGTTTTGGCTCGAGGCTCACTCATGCGTCCGCGTTATGATCAGGTGATGAACTTTGGCTGGAAAGTATGTCTGCCCGTAACCTTGATCAATCTGTTGATTACTGCTGCGGTCATTTTGATCTTTTCTCCAACGTTATAG
- the nuoK gene encoding NADH-quinone oxidoreductase subunit NuoK, giving the protein MGMIPMSHGLILAGILFAIGLCGVMVRRNFLFMLMSLEIMMNAAALAFVVAGSRWVDPDGQIMFIFILTLAAAEASIGLAILLRFYHQRGHLDVDSANEMKG; this is encoded by the coding sequence CTGGGTATGATACCCATGAGCCATGGACTGATTTTGGCAGGTATTTTATTTGCCATCGGTCTGTGCGGCGTCATGGTACGACGTAACTTCCTGTTTATGCTAATGAGTCTTGAGATCATGATGAATGCGGCAGCACTAGCATTTGTAGTGGCAGGTAGTCGCTGGGTCGATCCAGACGGACAAATTATGTTTATCTTTATTTTGACCTTGGCTGCGGCTGAAGCGTCAATTGGTCTGGCAATATTATTGCGTTTTTATCATCAGCGTGGGCATCTCGATGTCGATAGCGCCAATGAGATGAAAGGATGA
- the nuoM gene encoding NADH-quinone oxidoreductase subunit M, which produces MIELQQTWMLPALIAIPFIAGLLCWLVERFNKRLPRWIALIGMMLTFALSLVLWQQGDFSGMSKQVIAPDAAVPWVAEFSVPWIPSFGISFHLALDGLSLMMVALTGLLGVAAVACSWNEIQRRVGFFHLNLLWSLGGVIGVFLAIDLFLFFFFWEMMLVPIYFLIAIWGHDVVGKTKEYAATKFFIYTQASGLIMLIGILVLVIISYAQKGVVSFNYNDLLGTSLGGWEYPIMLCFFIGFAVKLPIIPFHGWLPDAHAQAPTAGSVDLAGVLIKTAAYGLIRFVLPLFPAASQEFAPIAITLGTIGIFYGAWLAFMQTDMKRLLAYTSISHMGFVVLAIYAGTLLSLQGLMIQMLAHGLSSAALFIMAGQLYERLHTRDLTLMGGMWGQFRYYAPILMFFCAALLGIPGTGNFIGEFMILFGSFAQYPVFVIFATFSLVLAGLYSLILIHRALFGENNIAALAERETKSHGLPTRKLKDLGKRELSLLLMLAAGLVWLGLYPQPFLDTSSHAMQWINNAYIYSQVTQVDASQLLDVMEAR; this is translated from the coding sequence ATGATTGAGTTACAACAAACGTGGATGCTACCAGCATTAATCGCAATTCCCTTTATTGCAGGGTTGCTATGCTGGTTGGTAGAGCGATTTAATAAACGTCTGCCGCGCTGGATTGCCTTGATCGGTATGATGTTGACCTTTGCTTTGTCATTAGTACTTTGGCAGCAAGGTGATTTTAGCGGTATGAGTAAGCAGGTCATTGCGCCAGATGCTGCAGTGCCTTGGGTAGCAGAGTTTAGTGTGCCGTGGATACCAAGTTTTGGTATTAGCTTTCACTTAGCGCTAGATGGTTTGTCACTGATGATGGTAGCCTTGACAGGCTTGCTTGGTGTGGCTGCCGTTGCCTGTTCGTGGAATGAGATTCAGCGCCGTGTTGGCTTTTTCCACCTAAACTTGCTATGGAGTTTGGGCGGCGTCATCGGTGTTTTCTTAGCCATTGACCTATTCTTATTCTTCTTCTTTTGGGAGATGATGCTGGTTCCGATATATTTCTTGATCGCGATTTGGGGTCATGATGTAGTTGGCAAAACCAAAGAATACGCCGCAACCAAGTTCTTTATCTATACCCAAGCGTCTGGGCTTATCATGCTCATCGGTATTTTGGTATTGGTCATTATCAGCTACGCCCAAAAAGGGGTAGTAAGCTTTAACTATAATGACTTGCTCGGTACGTCACTTGGCGGCTGGGAATATCCAATCATGCTGTGCTTTTTCATTGGCTTTGCGGTGAAGTTGCCAATCATTCCTTTCCACGGTTGGTTGCCAGATGCGCATGCGCAAGCACCAACGGCAGGTTCAGTGGATTTGGCAGGTGTACTAATTAAGACTGCTGCATATGGCTTGATTCGTTTTGTGTTGCCGCTATTTCCAGCAGCGTCACAAGAGTTTGCGCCGATAGCGATTACCCTAGGTACAATTGGTATCTTTTACGGTGCATGGCTTGCATTTATGCAGACTGACATGAAGCGTTTGCTGGCGTATACCAGTATCTCGCACATGGGTTTTGTGGTACTGGCAATCTATGCTGGTACATTACTCAGCTTACAAGGTCTGATGATTCAGATGCTTGCTCATGGCTTGAGTTCAGCCGCACTATTCATCATGGCAGGACAGCTATATGAGCGTCTGCATACACGCGATTTGACTTTGATGGGTGGTATGTGGGGACAGTTCCGCTACTACGCACCGATATTGATGTTCTTCTGTGCTGCGCTGCTAGGTATTCCTGGTACGGGTAACTTCATTGGCGAGTTCATGATTTTATTTGGCTCATTTGCTCAGTATCCAGTATTCGTTATTTTTGCAACATTCAGTTTGGTATTAGCAGGTCTTTACTCGTTGATTTTGATTCATCGCGCACTATTTGGTGAAAACAATATCGCCGCATTGGCAGAGCGAGAGACTAAGTCACATGGCTTACCGACACGTAAACTAAAAGATTTGGGCAAGCGCGAGCTGTCATTACTACTGATGTTAGCCGCTGGTTTGGTATGGCTAGGACTTTACCCACAGCCATTTCTTGATACCTCAAGTCACGCTATGCAGTGGATCAATAACGCATATATATACAGTCAAGTGACACAGGTAGATGCGTCGCAGCTACTTGATGTAATGGAGGCACGTTAA
- the nuoJ gene encoding NADH-quinone oxidoreductase subunit J yields MMNILNHPELAGFYSLAAVAVFASLRVVTQANPVHAILSMIVSLLAIAGIFFVLGAPFAGALEIVVYAGAIMVLFVFVIMMLNLGMSNDEREERWLDAGTWAIPTGLTIIIAVVLYAMIGLNHDEAVMMGGTTISAKAVGTVLFTKYIMLVEVAALLLLAALVAAYHLGKETVDDEVIGNDSQNFKPSVGSIKQYDNDSTLTQHDGVEMAKPYEYKDVDPHDYVGMKVGTRAGSQVGANKVTRKESD; encoded by the coding sequence ATGATGAATATTTTGAACCATCCTGAACTGGCTGGGTTTTATTCGCTTGCAGCAGTGGCAGTATTTGCCAGTCTGCGCGTAGTGACTCAGGCCAATCCAGTGCATGCTATCTTATCGATGATTGTATCGTTGCTGGCAATTGCTGGGATATTTTTTGTATTAGGTGCGCCGTTTGCGGGTGCGCTAGAGATTGTTGTTTATGCTGGTGCCATTATGGTGCTATTTGTCTTTGTCATTATGATGCTTAATTTGGGCATGAGCAATGACGAGCGCGAAGAGCGTTGGCTCGATGCCGGCACTTGGGCAATACCAACAGGATTGACGATAATCATTGCCGTTGTGCTCTATGCGATGATTGGTCTCAATCACGATGAAGCGGTCATGATGGGTGGCACGACTATCTCTGCCAAAGCAGTCGGTACGGTGTTATTTACCAAATACATTATGTTGGTTGAAGTAGCAGCATTACTATTATTGGCAGCCTTGGTCGCCGCTTATCATTTAGGTAAAGAGACAGTCGACGATGAGGTCATCGGTAACGATAGCCAAAACTTCAAGCCAAGTGTAGGCAGTATCAAACAATACGACAATGATAGTACGCTTACACAGCATGATGGCGTAGAAATGGCTAAGCCTTATGAATATAAAGATGTTGACCCGCATGACTATGTTGGTATGAAGGTAGGCACGAGGGCAGGCAGTCAAGTAGGTGCGAATAAAGTTACGCGCAAGGAGTCAGACTAA
- the nuoL gene encoding NADH-quinone oxidoreductase subunit L, producing MSLLPLTFIFPLIGFLILAFMRDKLSETVAAIVGVGSMLLSALCTLVVSYTFLTTNPAGTVVQVPLWTWFQVGDFAPNFGLSFDGLALTMTGVITGIGFLIHMFAAWYMKGDTGFARFFSYMNLFVASMLLLVLADDLFLLYLGWEGVGICSYLLIGYYYHDRANGRAAMKAFTVTRVGDVFLAFGLFLLFREFGTLNIQEIITRAPEVFDVNNPTMMLTTMMLVGGAMGKSAQLPLHTWLADAMAGPTPVSALIHAATMVTAGVYLIARLHPLFELTPGILLYWVGGVGALTLVVAGFCALAQTDIKRILAYSTMSQIGYMFLALGVGAWQGAIFHLMTHAFFKALLFLSSGAVILAVHHEQDIFKMGGLRKKIPLVFWCYIVGGGALAAIPWVTVGFYSKEAILWETYATGHLVLFYMGVFGAFLTAIYTFRMIWIIFFGEEKTHAHKLSGVSYWLPLTVLLVLSTAVGAWITPPLDGVLPESVGHLLEVAGQAHAKHTAEYIAMGAMAAGLILAALLYVVNKGRLLTSFKRSRIGGALYHWCYHGLGFDALYDVIFVKPFLFIGRLLKADPIDKTWLLLPKLASAGNKVLSATQTGSLRGYATSFGLGMAVLLVLVMMTVV from the coding sequence ATGAGTTTATTACCATTAACCTTTATATTCCCGCTCATTGGCTTTTTGATTTTAGCCTTTATGCGTGACAAATTATCAGAGACGGTCGCAGCGATTGTTGGCGTAGGTAGCATGTTGCTATCAGCATTATGTACGCTGGTGGTTAGCTATACCTTTTTGACCACCAATCCAGCTGGAACGGTCGTACAGGTTCCGCTGTGGACATGGTTCCAAGTGGGCGACTTTGCGCCAAACTTTGGATTGAGCTTTGATGGCTTAGCACTGACTATGACGGGCGTGATCACTGGCATTGGCTTTTTGATTCATATGTTTGCCGCTTGGTATATGAAAGGCGACACTGGCTTTGCCCGTTTCTTTAGCTATATGAACTTGTTCGTGGCCAGTATGCTTTTACTGGTGCTAGCAGACGACTTGTTTTTGCTTTATCTCGGTTGGGAAGGCGTAGGTATTTGTTCTTACCTATTAATTGGTTATTATTACCACGACAGAGCCAACGGCCGCGCGGCGATGAAAGCCTTTACCGTTACGCGTGTCGGTGATGTGTTCTTAGCCTTTGGTTTGTTTCTATTATTCCGCGAGTTCGGTACGCTTAATATTCAAGAGATTATTACGCGCGCGCCAGAAGTATTCGATGTGAATAACCCAACGATGATGCTTACCACGATGATGTTGGTCGGCGGCGCGATGGGTAAATCAGCGCAGTTGCCACTACATACATGGCTTGCTGATGCGATGGCAGGTCCAACACCAGTATCGGCATTGATTCACGCAGCAACGATGGTCACAGCAGGCGTTTATTTGATCGCCCGTCTACATCCTTTGTTTGAGCTGACCCCAGGTATCTTATTGTATTGGGTTGGCGGCGTGGGTGCATTGACTCTGGTCGTTGCTGGATTCTGTGCGCTGGCACAAACAGACATCAAACGTATCCTTGCGTATTCAACCATGAGTCAAATCGGCTATATGTTTTTGGCGCTTGGCGTTGGGGCATGGCAAGGCGCGATCTTCCATCTAATGACCCATGCTTTTTTCAAAGCATTACTGTTCTTATCGTCAGGTGCGGTTATCCTTGCGGTACATCATGAGCAAGATATCTTTAAGATGGGCGGCCTGCGCAAAAAGATCCCATTGGTGTTTTGGTGTTATATCGTCGGTGGCGGTGCACTCGCTGCCATACCTTGGGTTACCGTTGGTTTTTATTCTAAAGAAGCGATTCTTTGGGAAACTTATGCTACAGGTCACTTAGTACTATTTTATATGGGTGTATTCGGCGCATTCTTAACCGCGATTTATACATTCCGTATGATTTGGATTATCTTCTTTGGCGAAGAGAAAACCCATGCGCATAAGCTATCAGGGGTATCGTACTGGTTGCCTTTGACGGTATTGCTAGTGTTATCTACAGCCGTTGGTGCTTGGATTACACCGCCATTAGATGGTGTATTGCCAGAGAGCGTTGGTCATCTATTAGAAGTCGCAGGTCAAGCACATGCTAAGCACACCGCAGAATATATCGCGATGGGTGCCATGGCAGCAGGTTTAATATTGGCCGCACTGTTATATGTCGTCAATAAAGGTCGCTTGCTCACTAGTTTTAAGCGCTCACGTATTGGTGGGGCGCTATATCACTGGTGCTACCATGGCCTAGGCTTCGATGCGCTATATGATGTGATTTTCGTAAAACCCTTTTTGTTCATCGGCCGCTTATTAAAAGCCGACCCTATTGATAAAACGTGGTTGCTGTTACCTAAGCTGGCCTCAGCAGGTAATAAAGTATTGTCTGCGACGCAAACAGGGTCTCTTCGAGGTTATGCCACAAGCTTTGGCTTGGGTATGGCTGTATTGCTGGTGCTGGTAATGATGACGGTGGTGTAA
- the nuoI gene encoding NADH-quinone oxidoreductase subunit NuoI yields MFTTIKKTVIGIFTIVRSMWMVNSHALRPRDTILYPEEPVPVPPRFRGRIVLTRDPDGDERCVACNLCAVACPVGCISLQKAEREDGRWYPEFFRINFSRCIFCGLCEEACPTTAIQMTPDFELGEYKRQDLVYEKEHLLISGPGKYPDYNYYRVTGMAVADKPKGAAQNESAPIDLRSLLP; encoded by the coding sequence ATGTTTACTACCATAAAAAAGACCGTCATTGGTATATTTACCATTGTCCGCAGCATGTGGATGGTCAATAGTCATGCGCTCAGACCGCGTGACACCATCCTTTATCCTGAAGAGCCGGTACCTGTACCGCCGCGTTTTCGTGGACGTATTGTCCTAACGCGTGATCCTGATGGAGACGAGCGCTGTGTCGCTTGTAACTTGTGTGCGGTGGCATGTCCGGTAGGGTGTATCTCATTACAAAAAGCCGAGCGTGAAGATGGACGCTGGTATCCAGAGTTTTTCCGTATTAACTTCTCACGCTGTATTTTTTGTGGATTGTGTGAAGAGGCCTGTCCAACGACAGCGATTCAAATGACCCCAGATTTTGAGCTGGGTGAATATAAGCGCCAAGATTTGGTCTACGAAAAAGAGCATTTGCTCATTTCAGGACCAGGTAAATACCCTGATTATAACTATTATCGTGTGACAGGTATGGCGGTAGCAGATAAACCAAAAGGCGCAGCACAAAATGAGTCTGCACCGATTGATCTAAGGAGCTTGCTACCATGA